A genomic stretch from Candidatus Equadaptatus faecalis includes:
- a CDS encoding ACT domain-containing protein, which produces MKAIITVLGRDNVGIVASVAARLAEKCVNILEISQTIIGGYFDMLMIVDISKMNCTPAEIAADMEKLSAELGLKIQFQRTEIFEAMHRI; this is translated from the coding sequence ATGAAAGCTATAATCACAGTGCTGGGCAGGGACAACGTCGGAATAGTTGCCTCGGTAGCCGCGAGACTTGCCGAAAAGTGCGTGAACATACTTGAAATTTCGCAGACGATTATCGGAGGCTATTTTGACATGCTGATGATAGTTGATATTTCCAAAATGAACTGCACGCCGGCGGAAATCGCCGCCGACATGGAAAAGCTTTCCGCCGAGCTCGGACTGAAAATACAGTTTCAGAGAACGGAAATTTTTGAGGCAATGCACAGGATATAA